The following coding sequences are from one Rattus norvegicus strain BN/NHsdMcwi chromosome 11, GRCr8, whole genome shotgun sequence window:
- the Or2aj4 gene encoding olfactory receptor Olr1566: protein MGPGNYTFSSDFILLGLFSSSKTSLVFFSFIFFIFIMTITENTLMILLIHRDSRLHTPMYFLLSHLSFMDILHISNIVPKMIADFLSGSRTISFAGCGFQIFLSLTLLGGECLLLAAMSYDRYVAICHPLRYPVLMRDNSSGLLAAGSWLVGILNSIVHTAFALHFPFCRSRAIDHFFCEVPAMLKLSCIDTTHYERGVYVSGIIFLLIPFSMISISYVQILLTVFQMQSSGARQKSFSTCSFHMVVVIMYYGPFIFTYMRPRSYHTPGQDKFLAIFYTILTPTLNPIIYSFRNKDVLMAVKNIVQSNFLNKN from the coding sequence atgGGACCTGGGAACTACACTTTCAGCAGCGACTTTATCCTCTTGGGACTGTTCTCTTCTTCCAAGACAAGCttagtttttttctcatttatatttttcatttttattatgacAATAACAGAAAACACCCTCATGATCCTCCTAATCCACAGGGATTCTCGACTCCATACCCCAATGTATTTCCTGCTCAGTCACCTCTCTTTCATGGACATCTTGCACATTTCCAACATTGTTCCTAAAATGATTGCCGACTTTCTCTCAGGCAGCAGAACCATTTCCTTTGCAGGCTGTGGCTTCCAGATATTCCTGTCCCTCACCTTGCTAGGTGGTGAGTGCCTTCTCCTGGCAGCCATGTCCTATGATCGATATGTGGCTATCTGCCACCCACTTCGCTATCCTGTGCTGATGAGAGATAACTCCAGTGGGCTCCTGGCTGCAGGCTCCTGGCTAGTGGGGATCCTCAACTCCATAGTGCACACAGCTTTTGCACTCCATTTTCCCTTCTGCCGCTCCCGGGCTATTGATCACTTTTTCTGCGAAGTCCCTGCCATGTTGAAGTTGTCATGTATAGACACAACACACTATGAGAGAGGAGTTTATGTGAGTGGCATTATTTTTCTGCTAATCCCATTTTCCATGATCTCTATATCGTATGTGCAAATTCTCCTCACTGTCTTCCAAATGCAGTCATCGGGGGCTCGGCAAAAGTCCTTTTCTACCTGTTCCTTTCACATGGTTGTTGTCATAATGTACTATGGGCCATTCATCTTCACATATATGAGACCTCGCTCAtaccacactccagggcaggatAAGTTTCTGGCGATATTCTATACCATCCTGACACCTACACTCAACCCCATAATCTACAGCTTTCGGAATAAAGATGTCCTCATGGCTGTGAAAAACATAGTCCAAAGcaatttcctgaataaaaattGA